One uncultured Gellertiella sp. genomic window carries:
- a CDS encoding metal ABC transporter permease, which translates to MLDDFFLRALLAGIGLALTTGPLGCFIIWRRMAYFGDTMAHSALLGIALSLLFNLNIILSVFVVAAAISLLLILLQRRGSLSADALLGILSHATLAFGLVIVAFMTWVRVDLMGFLFGDILAVSKRDLATIWGGGLLVILAVVALWRPLLASTVSPDIAEAEGLKPERAKLAFMLLMALVIAIAMKIVGILLITSLLVVPAAAARRFATSPEMMAVLASLLGALAVAGGLWGSLTYDTPSGPSIAVAAVMIFLLSLMPLRRRQGDAPAAGERHG; encoded by the coding sequence ATGCTGGATGATTTCTTTCTGCGCGCGCTTCTGGCGGGAATCGGGCTGGCGCTGACCACCGGACCGCTCGGCTGTTTCATCATCTGGCGGCGGATGGCCTATTTCGGCGACACGATGGCCCATTCGGCGCTGCTCGGCATTGCGCTGTCGCTGCTGTTCAATCTCAACATCATCCTCAGCGTCTTCGTCGTTGCCGCCGCGATCTCGCTGCTGCTGATCCTCTTGCAACGGCGCGGCAGCCTGTCAGCCGATGCGTTGCTCGGCATTCTCTCCCATGCGACCCTCGCCTTCGGCCTCGTCATCGTTGCCTTCATGACCTGGGTCAGGGTCGACCTGATGGGCTTCCTGTTCGGCGATATCCTGGCGGTGTCGAAACGGGATCTGGCGACGATCTGGGGCGGCGGTCTCCTCGTCATCCTCGCCGTCGTGGCGCTGTGGCGGCCGCTGCTTGCCTCGACCGTCAGCCCCGATATTGCCGAGGCGGAGGGGCTGAAGCCGGAGCGGGCGAAGCTTGCCTTCATGCTGCTGATGGCGCTGGTGATCGCAATCGCGATGAAGATCGTCGGCATCCTGCTGATCACCTCGCTCTTGGTGGTGCCTGCTGCCGCCGCCCGCCGCTTTGCCACCTCGCCGGAAATGATGGCGGTGCTGGCTTCGCTGCTCGGGGCGCTTGCGGTGGCGGGGGGATTGTGGGGATCGCTGACCTATGACACGCCGTCAGGCCCGTCGATTGCGGTGGCGGCGGTGATGATCTTTCTCCTCAGCCTCATGCCATTGCGGCGGCGGCAGGGCGATGCACCGGCTGCGGGGGAGCGACACGGATGA
- a CDS encoding gamma carbonic anhydrase family protein, producing MPLYALADHTPETPEDGHYWIAPDAHVIGRVHLGEDVGIWFGAVLRGDNEPIVVGRRSNIQEGAMLHVDPGFPVTIGEGCTIGHHAIIHGCEIGDNSLVGMGATVLNGAKIGNNCLVGANALVTEGKEFPDNSLIVGSPARAIRTLDDKAIEGLKRSAASYVRNWQRFAKDLRKL from the coding sequence ATGCCGCTCTACGCGCTTGCCGACCACACGCCCGAAACGCCCGAGGACGGCCACTACTGGATCGCCCCGGATGCGCATGTCATCGGCAGGGTCCATCTCGGCGAGGATGTCGGGATCTGGTTCGGCGCGGTGCTGCGCGGCGACAATGAGCCGATTGTGGTGGGCCGCCGCAGCAATATCCAGGAAGGCGCGATGCTGCATGTCGATCCGGGCTTTCCCGTCACCATCGGCGAAGGCTGCACCATCGGCCACCATGCCATCATCCATGGCTGCGAAATCGGCGACAATTCGCTTGTCGGCATGGGGGCGACCGTGCTGAACGGCGCGAAGATCGGCAACAACTGTCTGGTCGGGGCCAATGCGCTGGTGACCGAAGGCAAGGAATTTCCCGACAATTCGCTGATCGTCGGCTCGCCCGCCCGCGCCATCCGCACGCTGGATGACAAGGCAATCGAAGGGCTGAAGCGCTCGGCGGCAAGCTATGTCCGCAACTGGCAGCGCTTTGCGAAAGATCTGCGCAAGCTGTAA
- a CDS encoding fumarylacetoacetate hydrolase family protein, with amino-acid sequence MTRFVFPPAAVVTLPIEGEDAVFPVRRVYCVGRNYAEHAREMGHEPGREPPFFFQKNPDNLVPPPGDFPYPALSRDVQHEVELLVALKAGGRDIPADQALACVYGYGVAVDFTRRDLQAAAKKAGRPWEVAKAFEHSAPVSALVSSSRIGHPEKATIWLDINGDRRQTGDIGDMISGVAEIIAALSSSFELAAGDVILTGTPAGVGPVSRGDRLDCGIDGIATRSLAII; translated from the coding sequence ATGACCCGATTTGTCTTTCCGCCCGCTGCCGTGGTGACCCTGCCGATTGAGGGCGAAGACGCTGTTTTCCCCGTCCGCCGGGTCTATTGCGTCGGGCGCAACTATGCCGAACATGCCCGTGAAATGGGCCATGAGCCCGGCCGCGAGCCGCCCTTCTTCTTCCAGAAGAACCCGGACAATCTGGTGCCGCCGCCCGGCGACTTCCCCTATCCCGCCCTTTCCAGGGATGTGCAGCACGAAGTCGAACTGCTGGTGGCGCTGAAAGCTGGTGGTCGGGACATTCCGGCAGACCAGGCGCTTGCCTGCGTCTATGGCTATGGCGTCGCCGTCGACTTCACCCGGCGTGACCTGCAGGCGGCAGCGAAGAAAGCCGGACGGCCGTGGGAAGTGGCGAAGGCCTTCGAACACTCGGCCCCTGTCTCGGCCCTGGTTTCATCCAGCCGCATCGGCCATCCGGAGAAGGCGACAATCTGGCTCGACATCAATGGCGACAGGCGCCAGACCGGCGACATCGGGGACATGATCTCAGGCGTTGCCGAGATCATTGCCGCCCTGTCCAGCAGTTTCGAGCTTGCCGCCGGTGACGTGATCCTGACCGGCACGCCCGCAGGCGTCGGCCCTGTCTCGCGCGGCGACCGGCTCGACTGCGGCATCGATGGCATTGCCACCCGATCGCTCGCCATCATCTGA
- a CDS encoding Fur family transcriptional regulator, whose product MTGTMTPPLTKNQSLVLDVLTRSDQPVSAYTILDRLRDEGFRAPLQVYRALDKLTGAGLVHRLESINAFVACAHRHIACCGGHGHGTVAFAICTACGQASEFHDAGIDRRLDGWARGRGFTPQKTTIELRGLCEACASRAPQA is encoded by the coding sequence ATGACCGGGACGATGACGCCGCCGCTCACCAAGAACCAGAGCCTCGTGCTGGATGTGCTCACCCGCTCCGACCAGCCGGTCAGCGCCTACACGATCCTCGACCGTTTGCGGGACGAGGGGTTTCGCGCCCCCTTGCAGGTCTACCGGGCGCTCGACAAGCTGACCGGGGCGGGCCTCGTCCACCGGCTGGAAAGCATCAATGCCTTTGTCGCCTGCGCGCATCGCCATATCGCGTGCTGTGGTGGCCACGGCCATGGGACGGTGGCCTTTGCAATCTGCACCGCCTGCGGCCAGGCGAGCGAATTCCACGATGCCGGGATCGACCGCCGCCTTGACGGCTGGGCGCGGGGCCGGGGATTTACCCCGCAGAAGACCACCATCGAGTTGCGCGGCCTCTGCGAGGCCTGCGCCAGCCGTGCGCCGCAGGCCTGA
- a CDS encoding ATP-binding cassette domain-containing protein, translated as MLERSSPPGQPLITLKGVGVRRNHRWLVRDVGFSVSPREIVTLIGPNGSGKSTTAKAATGVMKPDEGWVERRPGLKIGYVPQKLAIDWSLPLTVRRLMTLTGPLPEAEISRALDAAGIAHMAKAAVQHLSGGEFQRALLARAIARKPDLLVLDEPVQGVDFNGEIALYELIRTLRDETGCGILLISHDLHIVMAETDTVICLNGHVCCRGTPAVVSRSPEYSRLFGARAAGALAIYKHQHDHTHLPDGRVLHADGEITDHCHPGDGHHHGKGRGEDHVHDVNCGCGEPRLHLMYKGQLQPVPGAEAGGTLPEGAGHAG; from the coding sequence ATGCTGGAAAGATCCTCGCCCCCGGGGCAACCGTTGATCACGCTGAAGGGTGTTGGCGTCAGGCGCAATCACCGCTGGCTGGTGCGCGATGTCGGCTTTTCCGTCAGTCCGCGCGAGATAGTCACGCTGATCGGCCCGAATGGTTCGGGCAAATCCACCACCGCCAAGGCGGCAACCGGGGTGATGAAGCCGGACGAGGGCTGGGTGGAGCGGCGGCCGGGGCTGAAGATCGGCTATGTCCCGCAAAAACTTGCCATCGACTGGTCGCTGCCCCTGACCGTCCGGCGGCTGATGACGCTGACCGGGCCGCTGCCCGAAGCGGAGATTTCCCGGGCGCTGGACGCGGCGGGCATTGCCCATATGGCGAAGGCCGCGGTGCAGCATCTCTCGGGCGGCGAATTCCAGCGGGCGCTGCTGGCCCGCGCCATTGCCCGCAAGCCCGATCTGCTGGTGCTCGACGAACCCGTGCAGGGAGTGGATTTCAATGGCGAAATCGCACTCTACGAGCTGATCCGCACCCTCCGCGACGAGACCGGCTGCGGCATCCTGCTGATATCCCATGACCTGCATATCGTCATGGCCGAAACCGACACGGTGATCTGCCTGAACGGCCATGTCTGCTGCCGGGGCACGCCCGCCGTGGTCAGCCGGAGCCCGGAATATTCGCGGCTGTTCGGGGCGCGGGCGGCGGGCGCGCTGGCCATTTACAAGCATCAGCATGACCATACCCACCTGCCCGATGGCCGCGTTCTGCATGCCGATGGCGAAATCACCGATCATTGCCATCCCGGCGATGGCCATCACCATGGCAAGGGCCGGGGCGAGGACCATGTCCACGACGTCAATTGCGGTTGCGGCGAGCCGCGCCTGCACCTGATGTACAAGGGGCAATTGCAGCCGGTGCCCGGCGCGGAGGCGGGCGGGACGCTGCCCGAAGGAGCCGGTCATGCTGGATGA
- a CDS encoding KGG domain-containing protein, with product MAKNHSGSQSGTRSTRGFASMDPERQRAIAAKGGGASGGNFKNDPARAAAAGRKGGEASGGNFKNDRERAAQAGRKGGEATHAGREV from the coding sequence ATGGCGAAAAACCACAGTGGAAGCCAGTCCGGCACCCGGTCGACACGCGGCTTTGCATCAATGGATCCCGAACGCCAGCGGGCGATTGCCGCCAAGGGTGGCGGGGCGTCCGGCGGCAATTTCAAGAATGATCCGGCACGGGCGGCAGCAGCGGGCCGCAAGGGCGGCGAGGCTTCCGGCGGCAATTTCAAGAATGACCGGGAGCGCGCCGCACAGGCCGGGCGCAAGGGCGGCGAAGCCACCCATGCCGGTCGCGAGGTCTGA
- a CDS encoding zinc ABC transporter substrate-binding protein yields MKTRRALTLAAILTGLFALAATSARAADAPDVAVSVKPLHSLVAAVMLGVGEPKLIVGGAASPHTYSLKPSNARDLQNARLIFWLGPSFEQFLTQPLQSLGSGATIVSLEDTPGLMKLPYRQGGAFDRDEDGDAPAVASSSAKDLHFWLDPRNADVMVGAITQALVTADPAHATQYSANAKALEANLIALDLELQTSLAPLQNRPFIVFHDAYQYFEKRYGLHVAGSITVSPETPPGAERVRDIHDKIAKLGATCVFAEPQFEPKLLSVVMEGSSAKAGTLDPEGATLPEGPDLYFTLLRNLARSLTYCLTRP; encoded by the coding sequence ATGAAGACCCGCCGGGCTTTGACCCTTGCCGCTATCCTGACCGGCCTTTTCGCCCTTGCCGCGACCTCCGCCCGGGCGGCGGATGCGCCTGACGTCGCCGTATCGGTCAAGCCGCTGCATTCGCTGGTGGCCGCCGTGATGCTGGGGGTGGGCGAACCGAAGCTGATCGTCGGCGGGGCCGCCTCGCCCCATACCTACAGCCTGAAACCCTCGAATGCGCGGGATCTGCAGAATGCAAGACTGATCTTCTGGCTCGGCCCGAGTTTCGAGCAGTTCCTGACCCAGCCGCTGCAATCGCTGGGTTCCGGCGCGACCATCGTCTCGCTGGAGGATACGCCGGGGCTGATGAAGCTCCCCTATCGGCAAGGCGGTGCCTTTGACCGGGACGAGGATGGCGATGCGCCTGCGGTCGCCTCCAGTTCTGCAAAGGACCTGCATTTCTGGCTAGACCCGCGCAATGCCGATGTGATGGTCGGGGCGATCACCCAGGCACTGGTGACCGCCGACCCCGCCCATGCGACGCAATATTCCGCCAATGCGAAGGCGCTGGAAGCCAACCTGATCGCGCTCGATCTCGAATTGCAGACGAGCCTTGCGCCCCTGCAGAACCGCCCCTTCATCGTCTTTCACGATGCCTACCAATATTTCGAAAAGCGCTATGGCCTGCATGTCGCGGGCTCGATCACCGTTTCGCCGGAAACCCCGCCGGGTGCCGAGCGGGTGCGCGACATCCACGACAAGATCGCCAAACTCGGTGCCACCTGCGTCTTCGCCGAACCGCAGTTCGAACCGAAGCTTCTCTCCGTGGTGATGGAGGGCTCATCGGCAAAAGCCGGAACGCTCGACCCCGAAGGCGCAACCCTTCCCGAGGGACCGGACCTCTATTTCACCCTGCTGCGCAATCTCGCCCGCTCGCTTACCTATTGCCTGACCCGGCCCTGA
- a CDS encoding serine hydrolase, translated as MRSYKNSDQQPPIMVGSPPPPEMRVPLIDWDRPPWNRWSFQRVREIIPTATIRRAPVASPIATGSPDLLDFAYQAADGTTQTFGQLLDETYTDAIYVWKNGKVLHESYHNGMDERSRHLLQSVSKSVTAATAGSIIEEGLLDPAALVTTYLPELEATAWKGATLQQVLDMTSGVRFVEDYEVRDSDVGKMDYASGWKPAPEGEDVSAWPTCMWEQIIGLKVNEAEHGARFNYRSIETDILAHAMERVTGKRLPQLISERLWQKIGAEEDAEITVDRSGYGLACGGVSATLRDMARFGLMLLNDGRVGDLQAMPKSWSQDIRHGAHGLYDAETAAYWPNGAYRNQFWVEDSKLGRFFCFGVFGQMVLVAPDTNMMVVKFSTWPDFVDDALQERTHEALKAVEAAFAG; from the coding sequence ATGCGTAGTTACAAGAATTCAGATCAGCAGCCCCCGATCATGGTGGGAAGCCCCCCTCCGCCGGAGATGCGGGTGCCGCTCATCGACTGGGACCGTCCGCCGTGGAATCGCTGGTCGTTCCAGCGCGTGCGCGAGATCATTCCGACCGCCACAATCCGCCGTGCGCCGGTGGCGTCACCGATTGCGACCGGCTCGCCGGATCTTCTCGATTTCGCCTATCAGGCAGCGGATGGAACCACGCAGACCTTCGGCCAGTTGCTGGACGAGACCTATACGGATGCGATCTATGTCTGGAAGAATGGCAAGGTGCTGCACGAAAGCTACCATAACGGCATGGACGAGCGCAGCCGCCATCTCCTGCAGTCGGTATCGAAATCGGTGACGGCGGCGACCGCAGGCAGCATCATCGAAGAGGGACTTCTGGATCCGGCGGCTCTCGTCACCACCTATCTGCCGGAGCTCGAGGCCACCGCCTGGAAGGGGGCCACTTTGCAGCAGGTGCTCGACATGACCTCGGGCGTGCGTTTCGTCGAGGATTACGAAGTGCGCGACAGCGATGTCGGCAAGATGGACTATGCGTCCGGCTGGAAGCCCGCGCCGGAAGGCGAGGATGTCTCTGCCTGGCCGACCTGCATGTGGGAACAGATAATCGGCCTGAAGGTGAATGAAGCCGAACATGGTGCCCGCTTCAACTATCGCTCGATTGAAACCGACATTCTCGCCCATGCCATGGAAAGGGTGACGGGCAAGCGCCTGCCGCAGCTGATTTCCGAGCGGCTCTGGCAGAAGATCGGGGCCGAAGAGGATGCCGAGATCACTGTCGACCGCTCCGGCTACGGGCTTGCCTGCGGCGGTGTCAGCGCCACCCTGCGCGACATGGCCCGCTTTGGCCTGATGCTGCTCAACGACGGCAGGGTCGGCGATCTTCAGGCGATGCCGAAATCCTGGTCGCAGGATATCCGCCACGGCGCCCACGGCCTCTATGATGCGGAGACCGCCGCCTACTGGCCGAACGGTGCCTATCGCAACCAGTTCTGGGTGGAAGACAGCAAGCTCGGCCGCTTCTTCTGCTTCGGTGTTTTCGGCCAGATGGTGCTGGTCGCGCCCGATACCAACATGATGGTCGTGAAATTCTCGACCTGGCCCGATTTCGTCGACGATGCCCTGCAGGAGCGCACCCATGAAGCGCTGAAGGCAGTGGAAGCCGCTTTCGCAGGGTAA